From Pseudomonas hefeiensis, one genomic window encodes:
- a CDS encoding PAS domain-containing protein — protein sequence MNATPAGSDIQSLFTRRDWTNSPLGTAQTWPQSLRTALDIVLHSPMPMSLLWGPQLIHFYNDAFTRLTGDKHPQAFGQPTHSAWPELKDVSGPIYHNVLQGRTHTCRDQHWRVPFAGRLCDVWLDLTYSPVRDEDGAVAGILVTAIETGERRRLALEFERRSEASLKAQQESEERLQLALAAADTLGTWDWDISEDRFIADEHFAALHGVDPSLSRQLPISAYLEGVHPEDRAMVTRSIKHCITHGTEYAEEYRLLQSDGELRWVFVRGRCYKDRHGRPKRFLGAALDLTERKRTEQALRQSQTELQLIINAMPILISYVDREERFRLNNSAYLDWYGLTPQELYGKTIREVLGDSAYTARAEQIAEALAGKPCSFTAQSDHRDGRSRHALINYLPRHGADGTVNGFYIFVIDETERKKTEEALRNLNETLEERVIARTQQLAEANHRLQNEMVERERAEEALRHAQKMEAVGQLTGGIAHDFNNMLTGILGSLDLMQRYIASGRTAEIGRFTEAAVSSANRAAALTHRLLAFSRRQSLDRKPLDPNDLVHSLEDLLSRTTGDHIVLRLQLADELWPVSTDASQLENALLNLVINARDAMPEGGELTIETANIYLDGNDLNALEPVTPGDYVMIAVSDNGSGMSPSVLAKAFDPFFTTKPIGQGTGLGLSMIYGFAQQSGGLLSLDSVPDQGTRVQLYLPRLYVASVQQTAAPVAQNAPAAIAGETVLLVEDEPAVRMLVLDLLDALGYTTLQAQDAKAALTLLESSQRIDLLVTDVGLPGMNGRQLAEIARQHRPDLKVLFMTGYAQKAAERQGFLEQGMDMVAKPFTLDLLANKIRTMINHGA from the coding sequence ATGAACGCAACACCCGCCGGCAGTGACATACAGAGCCTGTTCACCCGACGTGACTGGACCAACAGCCCCCTGGGCACTGCCCAAACCTGGCCCCAGAGCCTGCGTACCGCCCTGGACATCGTGCTCCACTCGCCGATGCCGATGTCCCTGCTGTGGGGGCCACAGCTGATCCATTTCTACAACGACGCCTTTACCCGACTGACTGGCGACAAACACCCCCAAGCGTTCGGCCAGCCGACCCATTCAGCATGGCCCGAACTCAAAGACGTGAGCGGGCCGATTTATCACAACGTGTTGCAAGGCCGCACACACACCTGTCGCGATCAGCATTGGCGGGTGCCCTTCGCCGGACGCCTTTGCGATGTCTGGCTGGACCTGACCTACAGCCCCGTGCGCGATGAAGACGGCGCGGTGGCCGGTATTCTGGTCACGGCCATCGAGACTGGTGAACGGCGACGCCTGGCCCTGGAATTCGAGCGACGCTCAGAGGCCAGCCTCAAGGCCCAGCAGGAAAGTGAAGAGCGCCTGCAACTGGCCCTGGCCGCTGCCGATACGCTAGGCACCTGGGACTGGGACATCAGCGAGGACCGTTTTATTGCCGACGAGCACTTCGCTGCGCTGCATGGCGTCGATCCGAGCCTTTCGCGTCAGTTGCCCATCAGCGCCTACCTTGAAGGCGTGCATCCGGAAGACCGGGCCATGGTCACCCGCAGCATCAAGCATTGCATCACCCACGGCACCGAATACGCCGAGGAGTACCGTCTGCTGCAGTCCGACGGCGAACTGCGCTGGGTATTCGTGCGGGGCCGTTGCTACAAGGACCGCCACGGCCGGCCCAAACGCTTTCTCGGCGCGGCCCTGGACCTGACCGAACGCAAGCGCACCGAGCAGGCCCTGCGTCAGAGCCAGACTGAGCTGCAGCTGATCATCAATGCCATGCCGATCCTCATCAGCTACGTGGACCGGGAAGAACGTTTTCGCCTCAACAACAGCGCCTATCTGGACTGGTATGGCCTGACACCCCAGGAGCTCTACGGCAAGACCATCCGCGAAGTGCTCGGCGATTCAGCCTACACCGCCCGCGCCGAGCAGATCGCTGAAGCCCTGGCGGGCAAGCCGTGCAGCTTCACCGCCCAGTCGGATCATCGCGACGGCCGCTCCCGCCATGCCTTGATCAACTACCTGCCGCGCCATGGAGCCGACGGCACAGTGAACGGTTTCTACATCTTTGTGATCGACGAAACCGAGCGCAAGAAAACCGAGGAAGCCCTGCGCAACCTCAACGAAACGCTCGAAGAACGTGTCATCGCACGCACCCAGCAGCTGGCCGAAGCCAACCACCGCCTGCAAAACGAGATGGTCGAACGCGAGCGTGCCGAGGAGGCACTGCGCCACGCTCAGAAGATGGAGGCCGTGGGCCAGCTCACCGGCGGCATCGCCCATGACTTCAACAACATGCTCACCGGCATCCTCGGTAGCCTGGACCTGATGCAGCGCTACATCGCCAGCGGACGCACTGCCGAGATCGGTCGTTTCACCGAAGCGGCCGTGTCCTCGGCCAACCGTGCGGCGGCCCTGACACACCGCCTGCTGGCGTTTTCCCGACGCCAGTCGCTGGACCGCAAACCGCTGGACCCCAATGACCTGGTGCATTCCCTTGAAGACCTGCTGAGCCGAACCACCGGCGATCACATCGTGCTGCGCTTGCAATTGGCCGATGAACTGTGGCCGGTCAGCACCGATGCCAGCCAGTTGGAAAACGCCCTGCTCAATCTGGTGATCAATGCTCGGGACGCCATGCCTGAGGGCGGCGAGTTGACCATCGAAACCGCCAACATCTATCTCGACGGCAATGACCTCAACGCCCTGGAACCGGTCACGCCCGGGGACTACGTGATGATTGCCGTCAGCGACAACGGCAGCGGCATGAGCCCTTCCGTGCTGGCCAAGGCCTTTGATCCGTTCTTCACCACAAAACCCATTGGCCAGGGCACCGGCCTGGGCTTGTCGATGATCTACGGGTTTGCCCAGCAGTCGGGTGGGCTGCTGAGTCTGGACAGTGTGCCGGACCAGGGTACGCGGGTGCAGTTGTACCTGCCGCGGCTGTACGTCGCCTCTGTCCAGCAAACTGCGGCGCCGGTAGCGCAGAATGCGCCGGCCGCGATCGCCGGAGAAACCGTGTTGCTGGTCGAAGACGAGCCGGCCGTGCGCATGCTGGTGCTCGATCTGCTCGACGCCCTGGGCTACACCACCCTTCAAGCCCAGGACGCCAAGGCCGCCCTTACGCTACTGGAGTCCAGCCAGCGCATCGACTTGCTGGTAACCGATGTCGGCCTGCCAGGCATGAATGGCCGGCAACTGGCGGAGATCGCCCGCCAGCATCGGCCCGATCTAAAGGTGCTGTTCATGACCGGATATGCGCAAAAAGCCGCCGAGCGCCAGGGCTTTCTCGAGCAGGGCATGGACATGGTAGCCAAGCCCTTCACCCTTGATCTGCTGGCGAACAAGATTCGGACGATGATCAACCATGGCGCCTGA
- a CDS encoding PilT/PilU family type 4a pilus ATPase: protein MEIDPLLRILASQDGSDLYLSTGAPPCARFEGLLKPLSNQPFKVGEIAGLAESLMDAEQRLEFDRELEMNLAISLAGVGRFRVNIFKQRNDVSMVIRNVKLDIPRFEDLKLPNVLLDIIMQKQGLMLFVGATGSGKSTSLAALIDYRNRNSSGHIITIEDPVEYIHRHKKSIINQREVGVDTRSFHAALKNTLRQAPDVVLIGEIRDRETMEHALAFADTGHLVISTLHAHNANQALDRVINFFPEERRPQLLNDLGNNLKAFVSQRLVRTRTGQRRAAVEVMLGSPTVADLIRRNEFGELKGIMEKSEELGMQTFDHALYSLVVEGAIDEEEALKNADSANNLRLRLKLHAESGAAVPPADPAAGEWGLMD from the coding sequence ATGGAAATCGATCCCTTGTTACGCATCCTGGCGAGCCAGGATGGCTCCGACCTCTACCTGTCCACCGGCGCGCCGCCATGCGCGCGTTTCGAGGGGCTGCTCAAACCCTTGAGCAACCAGCCGTTCAAGGTTGGCGAGATCGCCGGGCTCGCCGAGTCTTTGATGGACGCCGAACAGCGGCTTGAGTTCGATCGGGAACTGGAAATGAACCTGGCCATCTCCCTGGCCGGGGTCGGGCGGTTCCGCGTCAATATCTTCAAGCAACGCAATGACGTGTCCATGGTGATCCGCAACGTCAAGCTCGACATCCCGCGGTTCGAGGACCTGAAACTGCCGAATGTGTTGCTGGACATCATCATGCAGAAACAGGGGCTGATGCTGTTCGTCGGCGCGACAGGGTCGGGCAAGTCGACCTCCCTGGCGGCGCTGATCGATTACCGTAATCGCAACAGCAGCGGCCATATCATCACCATCGAAGATCCGGTGGAGTATATCCATCGACACAAGAAATCGATCATCAATCAACGCGAAGTCGGTGTCGACACCCGCAGCTTTCATGCCGCTTTGAAGAACACCTTGCGCCAGGCGCCGGACGTGGTGCTGATCGGCGAAATTCGTGATCGCGAAACCATGGAACATGCCCTGGCCTTCGCCGACACCGGGCATCTGGTGATCTCCACCCTGCATGCTCACAATGCCAATCAGGCGTTGGACCGGGTGATCAATTTCTTCCCGGAAGAGCGCCGGCCGCAACTGCTCAATGATCTGGGCAACAACCTCAAGGCGTTCGTGTCGCAACGCCTTGTGCGCACTCGCACCGGCCAGCGCCGGGCCGCGGTGGAGGTCATGCTGGGCTCGCCCACGGTGGCCGACCTGATTCGCCGCAATGAGTTTGGCGAGCTCAAGGGCATCATGGAAAAGTCAGAAGAACTCGGGATGCAAACCTTCGACCACGCCCTGTACAGCCTGGTGGTGGAGGGGGCTATCGATGAGGAGGAAGCCCTGAAAAACGCCGACTCGGCGAACAACCTGCGGTTGCGGCTGAAGTTGCATGCCGAATCGGGGGCGGCGGTGCCCCCGGCCGATCCGGCGGCGGGTGAGTGGGGGTTGATGGATTGA